One genomic region from Equus caballus isolate H_3958 breed thoroughbred chromosome 4, TB-T2T, whole genome shotgun sequence encodes:
- the ZNF786 gene encoding zinc finger protein 786 isoform X2 has protein sequence MAEPARLPLTFEDVAIYFSEQEWQKLEAWQKELYKHVMRTTYDIFVSLVSGSQQAVNSGETQCHFQVDPLQSHCSSEPLLGKSEDISFRPDQGITLMNPHRHDTRALIPVVHSVREPTQRGRIQSPKTLGLPGSQEVPSWEAPQHHCPVCGKSFWKKNHLEKHQTSHSKDQPHRAWKKFNGQADPQPQRSSPRGRGRRRFRCQECGRSFRLKRYFLRHLATHAGKSAPQGPECKVCFCHKRTLLSDHFLHKGETAPQCPTCDKSFLLKNSMPAHQGQPRGEGPVSRRVGDKESKLTSVHSGEKPDLRPAACGEHCLLKGDGDALQHGPAGERPHCCTECGQHFPTRSKLASHIRVHTGEKPFQCLQCDKSFQVSSLLQVHLRMHRGERPFSCSQCGRGFTHHCKLRDHLRVHSGERPFQCPECNRSFRLKGMLKVHQHTHSQERPFSCGECGKGFTRQCRLAEHFRLHSGEKPFQCSNCDRSFRLKEQLLSHQRLHTGKRPFQCPECDKSYSVKADMKAHQLLHSGEMPFSCKCGKGFTKQYKLVEHIRIHTGEKPFQCPKCDKSFRLKAQLLSHQGLHTGERPFRCPECDKNFREKGHMLRHQLIHRPDRPFTCGDCGKGFLYRCKLAQHRRVHKKSDNAPDKPDVKKRLSQLLAMIEADWS, from the coding sequence tttcaggAAGCCAGCAAGCTGTGAATTCAGGAGAAACTCAATGCCATTTCCAGGTGGATCCTCTTCAGAGCCACTGTTCCTCTGAACCATTATTAGGAAAAAGTGAAGATATTTCCTTCAGGCCTGACCAAGGCATCACCCTCATGAACCCACACAGACATGACACACGCGCTCTAATTCCAGTGGTTCACAGCGTCAGGGAACCGACCCAAAGAGGAAGAATCCAGAGTCCCAAAACTCTGGGTCTCCCTGGCTCCCAGGAAGTTCCCTCCTGGGAGGCCCCCCAGCACCATTGCCCTGTCTGTGGGAAAAGCTTTTGGAagaagaaccacttggagaagcACCAGACGAGCCACTCGAAGGACCAGCCACATAGGGCCTGGAAGAAATTTAACGGACAAGCTGATCCACAGCCTCAGCGGAGCAGCCCTCGGGGACGGGGACGGAGGCGCTTCCGATGTCAGGAATGTGGGAGGAGCTTCCGCCTGAAGCGGTATTTCCTTAGACATCTGGCCACACATGCAGGGAAGAGCGCCCCTCAGGGCCCTGAATGTAAAGTGTGCTTCTGTCACAAGCGGACCCTTCTCAGTGACCACTTCCTGCACAAGGGGGAGACGGCTCCCCAGTGTCCCACGTGTGACAAGAGCTTTCTCCTGAAGAACAGCATGCCAGCtcaccagggccagcccagaggagAGGGGCCTGTCTCCCGTAGAGTAGGTGACAAGGAGTCCAAGCTCACCAGTGTGCACTCAGGAGAGAAGCCAGACCTGCGCCCGGCGGCGTGTGGGGAGCACTGCCTCCTGAAGGGGGATGGAGATGCTCTCCAGCACGGCCCGGCCGGGGAGAGACCACACTGTTGCACGGAGTGTGGCCAGCACTTCCCTACCAGGTCCAAGCTCGCCAGCCATATCAGGGTGCACACAGGAGAAAAGCCTTTCCAGTGCCTGCAGTGTGACAAGAGCTTCCAGGTGAGCAGCCTGCTGCAGGTGCACCTGCGTATGCACCGTGGGGAGAGGCCCTTCTCCTGCAGCCAGTGTGGCAGAGGCTTCACCCACCACTGCAAGCTCCGTGACCACCTGCGAGTGCACAGTGGGGAGAGGCCCTTCCAGTGCCCCGAGTGTAACAGGAGCTTCCGCCTGAAGGGCATGCTGAAGGTCCACCAGCACACCCACAGCCAGGAGAGGCCGTTCTCATGTGGGGAGTGTGGCAAGGGCTTCACCAGGCAGTGCAGGCTCGCCGAGCACTTCCGCCTGCACAGCGGGGAGAAGCCCTTCCAGTGCTCCAACTGCGACAGGAGTTTCCGCTTGAAGGAGCAGCTGCTCAGTCACCAGCGCCTGCACACGGGAAAGAGGCCCTTCCAGTGCCCGGAGTGTGACAAGAGCTATTCCGTGAAGGCCGACATGAAGGCGCACCAGCTGCTGCACAGCGGGGAGATGCCCTTCTCCTGTAAGTGTGGCAAAGGCTTTACTAAGCAGTATAAGCTCGTCGAACACATCAGGATACACACGGGGGAGAAGCCTTTTCAGTGTCCCAAATGCGACAAGAGTTTCCGCTTGAAGGCACAGCTGCTCAGCCACCAAGGCCTGCACACAGGGGAGAGACCTTTCCGCTGCCCCGAGTGTGATAAAAACTTCCGGGAAAAGGGACATATGCTTAGGCACCAGCTCATACACAGGCCTGACAGGCCCTTTACCTGTGGAGACTGTGGTAAGGGCTTCCTTTATAGGTGTAAACTGGCCCAGCACCGCAGAGTGCACAAAAAATCCGATAATGCTCCAGACAAGCCTGACGTTAAGAAAAGGCTTAGTCAGCTGTTGGCAATGATCGAGGCCGACTGGAGTTGA
- the ZNF786 gene encoding zinc finger protein 786 isoform X1, translating into MAEPARLPLTFEDVAIYFSEQEWQKLEAWQKELYKHVMRTTYDIFVSLDDGIPKPELISWIEQGRELFRNWGESQKSGNIICFSADLHFDPVIERQPFWVSGSQQAVNSGETQCHFQVDPLQSHCSSEPLLGKSEDISFRPDQGITLMNPHRHDTRALIPVVHSVREPTQRGRIQSPKTLGLPGSQEVPSWEAPQHHCPVCGKSFWKKNHLEKHQTSHSKDQPHRAWKKFNGQADPQPQRSSPRGRGRRRFRCQECGRSFRLKRYFLRHLATHAGKSAPQGPECKVCFCHKRTLLSDHFLHKGETAPQCPTCDKSFLLKNSMPAHQGQPRGEGPVSRRVGDKESKLTSVHSGEKPDLRPAACGEHCLLKGDGDALQHGPAGERPHCCTECGQHFPTRSKLASHIRVHTGEKPFQCLQCDKSFQVSSLLQVHLRMHRGERPFSCSQCGRGFTHHCKLRDHLRVHSGERPFQCPECNRSFRLKGMLKVHQHTHSQERPFSCGECGKGFTRQCRLAEHFRLHSGEKPFQCSNCDRSFRLKEQLLSHQRLHTGKRPFQCPECDKSYSVKADMKAHQLLHSGEMPFSCKCGKGFTKQYKLVEHIRIHTGEKPFQCPKCDKSFRLKAQLLSHQGLHTGERPFRCPECDKNFREKGHMLRHQLIHRPDRPFTCGDCGKGFLYRCKLAQHRRVHKKSDNAPDKPDVKKRLSQLLAMIEADWS; encoded by the exons ATGATGGAATTCCCAAACCAGAACTAATATCCTGGATTGAACAGGGGAGAGAGCTCTTCAGGAATTGGGGAGAATCACAGAAATCAGGAAACATAATTTGCTTTTCTGCTGATTTGCATTTTGATCCAGTTATTGAGAGACAGCCCTTCTGGG tttcaggAAGCCAGCAAGCTGTGAATTCAGGAGAAACTCAATGCCATTTCCAGGTGGATCCTCTTCAGAGCCACTGTTCCTCTGAACCATTATTAGGAAAAAGTGAAGATATTTCCTTCAGGCCTGACCAAGGCATCACCCTCATGAACCCACACAGACATGACACACGCGCTCTAATTCCAGTGGTTCACAGCGTCAGGGAACCGACCCAAAGAGGAAGAATCCAGAGTCCCAAAACTCTGGGTCTCCCTGGCTCCCAGGAAGTTCCCTCCTGGGAGGCCCCCCAGCACCATTGCCCTGTCTGTGGGAAAAGCTTTTGGAagaagaaccacttggagaagcACCAGACGAGCCACTCGAAGGACCAGCCACATAGGGCCTGGAAGAAATTTAACGGACAAGCTGATCCACAGCCTCAGCGGAGCAGCCCTCGGGGACGGGGACGGAGGCGCTTCCGATGTCAGGAATGTGGGAGGAGCTTCCGCCTGAAGCGGTATTTCCTTAGACATCTGGCCACACATGCAGGGAAGAGCGCCCCTCAGGGCCCTGAATGTAAAGTGTGCTTCTGTCACAAGCGGACCCTTCTCAGTGACCACTTCCTGCACAAGGGGGAGACGGCTCCCCAGTGTCCCACGTGTGACAAGAGCTTTCTCCTGAAGAACAGCATGCCAGCtcaccagggccagcccagaggagAGGGGCCTGTCTCCCGTAGAGTAGGTGACAAGGAGTCCAAGCTCACCAGTGTGCACTCAGGAGAGAAGCCAGACCTGCGCCCGGCGGCGTGTGGGGAGCACTGCCTCCTGAAGGGGGATGGAGATGCTCTCCAGCACGGCCCGGCCGGGGAGAGACCACACTGTTGCACGGAGTGTGGCCAGCACTTCCCTACCAGGTCCAAGCTCGCCAGCCATATCAGGGTGCACACAGGAGAAAAGCCTTTCCAGTGCCTGCAGTGTGACAAGAGCTTCCAGGTGAGCAGCCTGCTGCAGGTGCACCTGCGTATGCACCGTGGGGAGAGGCCCTTCTCCTGCAGCCAGTGTGGCAGAGGCTTCACCCACCACTGCAAGCTCCGTGACCACCTGCGAGTGCACAGTGGGGAGAGGCCCTTCCAGTGCCCCGAGTGTAACAGGAGCTTCCGCCTGAAGGGCATGCTGAAGGTCCACCAGCACACCCACAGCCAGGAGAGGCCGTTCTCATGTGGGGAGTGTGGCAAGGGCTTCACCAGGCAGTGCAGGCTCGCCGAGCACTTCCGCCTGCACAGCGGGGAGAAGCCCTTCCAGTGCTCCAACTGCGACAGGAGTTTCCGCTTGAAGGAGCAGCTGCTCAGTCACCAGCGCCTGCACACGGGAAAGAGGCCCTTCCAGTGCCCGGAGTGTGACAAGAGCTATTCCGTGAAGGCCGACATGAAGGCGCACCAGCTGCTGCACAGCGGGGAGATGCCCTTCTCCTGTAAGTGTGGCAAAGGCTTTACTAAGCAGTATAAGCTCGTCGAACACATCAGGATACACACGGGGGAGAAGCCTTTTCAGTGTCCCAAATGCGACAAGAGTTTCCGCTTGAAGGCACAGCTGCTCAGCCACCAAGGCCTGCACACAGGGGAGAGACCTTTCCGCTGCCCCGAGTGTGATAAAAACTTCCGGGAAAAGGGACATATGCTTAGGCACCAGCTCATACACAGGCCTGACAGGCCCTTTACCTGTGGAGACTGTGGTAAGGGCTTCCTTTATAGGTGTAAACTGGCCCAGCACCGCAGAGTGCACAAAAAATCCGATAATGCTCCAGACAAGCCTGACGTTAAGAAAAGGCTTAGTCAGCTGTTGGCAATGATCGAGGCCGACTGGAGTTGA